DNA sequence from the Rhizobium lusitanum genome:
ACCGTGCTGAAACCCGGCCATACCTTCGGCGACGTCTTCGACATGCATGCCAAGATCATGGACGAGCGCGGCCTTGCCCGCCACCGGCTGAATGCCTGCGGTTATTCGCTCGGCGCCCGCTTCTCCCCCTCCTGGATGGAGCATGAGATGTTTGTTGCCGGCAATCCGCAGGAGATCGAGGAGAGCATGTCGCTCTTCGTTCACATGATCATCATGGATTCAGATACCGGCACCGCGATGACGCTCGGCCAGACCTATCTGACGACATCTCAGGGACCGCGAGCTTTGTCGCGCCATCAGCTCGAATTTCTTAACCGTTAGCAGCGTAAAATAGCGATCCTGAACGGGGTGACCCTCGAAGGAAAGGATCGCGCATATGGGACTGGTCAGGACAACGTTGATTTCCGTTGGCTTCTGCCTTGCGCTTGTCGCCTGCAACACGACAGACGCCCTGACGCCGCCCGGGACCATCGGCGATGCCGGCTCCAGCCCCGTCACGCAACGCGATGTCGAACGCATGGCCTCCGCACCACAGCGCCAGCAGACAGCACAGGACAGCTATAGCTACCAACGACAGGGTTATCAGCAGCAGGGTTATCAACCACAAAGCTCTGGCGGAGGCTCGCTGGAGGATCAGGCGGCAGCGCTGAGAAGCGACGGTCGCAATCCTTACGCCTCCCGCCCCCTCGATGGCTCCCAAACCGCATCCATTCCACCGGGTAATGCACCGACATCCGAATCCGATGAGCAGCGCGAAGTCGACCGCCGCCTCGCCGATGACCCGCAGCCACAACAACAGGCTACTCAAAACCAGCAGGACGACCAGCAACAGCCCGACCAACAGCAGCAACAAGCTTCCATCGCCCCGGCAGCCGTAACCGGTGGAAACAGCGTTCGTTTCCTGCCGATCATCGGCGCTCCGGTCGAGGCCGTCACCCCGCTTTCACGCCAGCTTGGCGCGGAGGCACGTTCGCTTGGCCTGGCGATCAAGAGTTCGAGCGATTCCAGCGCCAGCTATATTCTGAAGGGCTATCTTTCCGCCTTCCAGGATGGACCGCAGATTTCCGTCACCTATGTCTGGGATGTCCTCGACAATAGCGGTGCCCGCCTGCACCGAATCCAGGGGGCTGAAAGCGCGCCGCTGAAGCGCGGCGATCCATGGACCGCCGTTCCTCCCTCCGTCATGCAAAAAATCGCCACCAAAACCATGTCGGAATTCAACTCCTGGCGTGACTCTCGCGGTGGATAGCCACAGGCTTTTCCGAAATATAAAAGGTATCGTACCTCTCCCCCCTTGCATTCGAGAGCAAGGCGGTTAAAAGCGCGGCTATCAGGTTGGTAACAGGCGGGCCAAAATGAAGATTTTCGCAGGCAACTCGAACAGGCAACTCGCCGAAGCGATCTGCAACTATCTCAATCTTCCTTTGGGTAAGGCGAGTGTCCGGCGTTTCGCGGACCAGGAAATCTTTGTTGAGATCCAGGAAAACGTGCGCGGCGAGGACATCTTTGTTGTTCAGCCGACATCGTTTCCGGCCAATGACCACCTCATGGAATTGTTGATTATGGTCGATGCGATGCGGCGCTCTTCGGCGCGGCGCATCACGGCTGTCATTCCCTATTTCGGCTATGCTCGTCAGGACCGTAAGGCCGGTCCGCGCACGCCGATCTCGGCAAAGCTCGTGGCGAACCTCATCACCGAGGCCGGAGCCGATCGCGTCCTGACGCTTGATCTGCATGCCGGCCAGATCCAGGGCTTCTTCGATATCCCGACGGATAATCTTTACGCCTTGCCAATTCTGACACGCGACATCGTGGCCAACTACGATATCGGCAACGTCATGGTGGTTTCGC
Encoded proteins:
- a CDS encoding ribose-phosphate pyrophosphokinase; this encodes MKIFAGNSNRQLAEAICNYLNLPLGKASVRRFADQEIFVEIQENVRGEDIFVVQPTSFPANDHLMELLIMVDAMRRSSARRITAVIPYFGYARQDRKAGPRTPISAKLVANLITEAGADRVLTLDLHAGQIQGFFDIPTDNLYALPILTRDIVANYDIGNVMVVSPDVGGVVRARALAKRLDCLLAIVDKRRDRPGESEVMNIIGDVTGKDCILIDDIVDSGGTLCNAAEALLKNGATSVTAYITHGVLSGGAVTRIANSKLKELVTTDSIQPTTAVLSAPNIRVISTASLIGEAINRTSQEESVSSLFD